tgagtcccaaattgcaccccattccttatatagtgcattactttttatGAAGCCagataggccctggtcaaaagtagtgcactatagggaatagggtgccatttgggacatagtctTTTCAGAAGTTGCCTATTGCTGTTGTCTCTCAGGAACGCTGATGTCATTAGCTCTTCTATTTACTTAACCGTTTCCCTAACTCTCTGCCTCTTAACTCTCTCATACTGAAGGAAAAGGTAGTCCGACACATACTGCAACATGAATGATTTGTGGATGCAGACCATTTTATTTCCCCCTTTAGGCTTCAAGAACAATGTATGTAAGATAGAAAGAGGAGTCTCTTAGAATGGACCCATCCATTGATGTAGGCCTAGATGACTTACGGTTAAGATGCTGAACATTAAaccttgacttttaccacatacctacaggtaactgccagaataaaggaaacCCCAACATAAAGCGTCTTAATAGGAAGTTTTGCCACCACAAGCCTCCAGAACGGCTGCAATACactttggcatagattctacaagtgtctggaactctattggaaggacgtgacaccattcttccacaatacATTCCATAATTtgatgttttgttgatggtggaagACGCTGTCTCGGGCCGCGCCAGAACCTCCCATAAGTGttgaattgggttgagatctggtgactgagacacacacaccctttaaacctttcagacccctctttcaaaatCACATATCTTTGCTTCTAGCCATtatagccaaaataatgggcaacttggcatttttatacatgacccaaagcatgatggtatgttaattgcttaaaggcccagtgcagtcaaatgttttgtatatacactgaatgcacaaaacattaggaacacattcctaatattgagttgcacctcctttaaccctcagaacagcctcaattcgtcagggcctggactctacaaggtgttgaaagcgttccacagggatgctggcccatgttgactccaatgcttcccacagttgtgtccagttggctggatgtcgtttgggtggtggaacatttttgatacacacgggaaacttgagtgttgaaaaacccagcagtgttgcagttcttgacactcaaaccagtgtgcctggaaccaactaccataccctgtttaaaggcacctaaatattttggccattcaccctctgaatggcacacactcaattgtctcaaggcttaaaaatcattcttaaacctgtctccccttcatctacactgattgaagtggatttaacaggtgacatcaataagggatcatacctttcacctggtcagtctgtcatggatttccacactgaggttggaataacactgtaaaattgtgaaaattatgataatgcccttttagtgtaagagctgtttgaaaagactgcctgagatttcagcctgttttggtgggatggagttttggcctgcctggtgatatcaccaggtgtagttaatagaccaataagaaagagagttccaaacctctctgccaataacagctagttttcagttttcccctccccactcaaaccACTTCCAGACCGTCCTAGCAAAGTTCTTGCTTGAGAagttgctctttgctaagaagctctTTTTTGATTATTGAGAAAAGCTACTGCATCAATATAaagtactttgtatccctcatttactctagggtttcctttattttggcagttacatgtacATCAATACTGTCCTCTAGGCCCTAGGGTTGCAAAATGCTGATAccttcccaaaattcccaggtttttccATTTCACGAATATGGATGGTTAAGAATCTCCAGGAGTGATTAGTGACTGCCCTTTTCTACAGTAAACTCCCCCTCTGGACTACAGGTTAATTAACAAACCAACCCTGAGAGATGAACAACCTCTTTTACTACTACTGGGATTGTTGAACATGATGCATGAAGACATATCAGAAAAATCTAATAAAATATTTATATTATCTTAACTGCAACATGGTCTGTGCTGTGTTTTTTTATGATATAATGGACTATCATGTTGGAAGATGATTTAAAGTTTCAAGTGAAGATTGTTTTTAAATGAAAACAACTAACTGGGATCTCCAAAAACCAAAATGTATGTTAATAGCCTTTAAAACAAGTAGTGATGTATTCTAAACTCACAAGaaatgcagtggtggaaaaagtacccaattgtcatacttgagtaaaagtaaagataccttgatAGAATATGACTCAagcaaaagtgaaagtcacccagtaaaatactgcttgagtaaaagtctaagtatttggttttaaatgtacttaagtatcaaacataaatgtaattgctaaaatatacttaagtatcaaaatatacttaagtattatactgaagcaaaccagacagcacaattttctttctttataaaaaaactttacagatagccaggcacacgccaacactcagatatacagtgccttcggaaagtattcagaccccttccctttttccacctattgttacgttacagccttattctaaaattgattaaataaaaaacatacctcagcaatctacacacaatacccataatgacaaagcgaaaacaggtttgtagacatttttgctaataaaaataaataaaatacaaaacagaaatatcttatttacataagtattcagaccctttgctatgagactcgaaattgagctcaggtgcatcctgttttcattgacgtgtactccgagcatgtgctgaccaactggcaagtgtcttcactgacattttcaacctctccctgtctgagtctgtaataccaacatgtttcaagcagaccaccatagtccctgtgcccaagaacactaaggtaaccagtctaaatgactaccgacccgtagcactcacgtctgtagccatgaagtgcttcaaaaggctggtcatggctcacatcaacaccattatcccagaaacactagacccactccaatttgcatatcgccccaacagatccacagatgatgcaatctctattgcgctccacactgcccattcacacctggacaaaaggaacacctatgtgagaatgctattcattgactacagctcagcgttcaacaccatagtgccctcaaagctcatcactaagctaaggaccctggggctaaacacctccctctgcaactggatcctggacttcctgacgggccgcccccaagtggtaagggtaggtaacaacacatccgccacactgatcctcaacacgggggcccatcaggggtgcgtgctcagtcccctcctgtactccctgttcactcatgactgcatggccaggcacgactccaacaccatcattaagtttgccgatgacacaacagtgggaggcctgatcaccgacattgacgagacagcctatagggaggaggtcagagacctggccgtgtggtgccaggacaacaacctctccctcaacgtgatcaagacaaaggagatgattgtggactacaggaaaaagaagaggaccgagcacgaccccattctcatcaacagggctgtagtggagcaggttgagagcttcaagttccttggtgtccacatcaccaacaaactaacatggtccaaggacaccaagacagtcgtgaagaaggcacgacaaaacctattccccctaaggagactgaaaagatttggcatgggtcctcagatcctcaaaatgttatacagctgcaccatcgagagcatcctgactggttgcatcactgcctggtatggcaactgctcggcctccgaccgcaaggcactacagagggtagtgcgtacggcccagtacatcactggggccaagcttcctgccatccaggacctctataccaggcggtgtcagaggaaggccctaaaaattgtcaacgactccagccgccctagtcatagactgttctctctgctaccgcacggcaagcggtaccggagcgccaagtctaggtccaagaggcttctaaacagcttctacccccaagccatctaatcaaatggctacccagactatttgcattgccccccacccctcttttacgctgctgctactctgtttattatctatgcatagtcactttaataactctacctacatgtacatattaccccaattacctcgactaaccggtgcccccgcacattgactcggtaccggtatcccctgtatatagcctcgctattgatATTTttgctgctgctctttaattatttgttacttttattcagtattattttatattgcttagggtttcttttttgttttagttttttgtattctttcttaaaactgcattgttggttaagggcttgtaaggaagtatttcactgtaaggtctacacctgttgtattcggcgcatgtgacaaataaaatgtgatttgatttgatcagccttgagatgtttctacaacttgattggagtccacctgtggtaaattcaatttattggacatgatttggaaaggcacacacatgtctatataaggtcccacagttgacagtgcatgtcagagcaaaaaccaagccatgaggtcaaaggaattgtccgtagagctccgagacaggattgtgtcgaggcacagatctggggaagggtaccaaaatatttctgcagcattgaaggtccccaagaacacagtggcctccatcattcttaaatggaagaagtttggaaccaccaagactcttactagagctggccgcctggccaaactgagcaatcgtgggagaaggaccttggtcagggaggtgaccaagaacccaatggccactctgacagagctctagagttcctctgtggagatgggagaaccttccagaagcactccaccaatcaggccattatggtagagtggccagacggaagccactcctctgtaaaaggcacatgacagcccgcttggagtttgccaaaaggcacctaaagactctcagaccatgagaaacaacattttctggtctgatgaaaccaagattgaactctttggcctgaatgccaagtgtcacgtctggaggaaacctggcaccatccctacagtgaagcatggtggtggcagcattatgcattggggatgtttttcagtggcagggactgggagcctaatcaggatcgaggcaaatatgaacagagcaaagtacagagagatccttgatgaaaacctgctccagagtgctcaggaccccagactggggcgaagggcaacaaccctaagcacacagccaagacaatgcaggagtggcttcgggacaagtctctgaatgaccttgtatggcccagccagagcccggacttgaacccgatcgaacatctctgaagagacctgaaaataactgtgcagcaacgctccccatccaacctgccagagcttgagaggatctgcagagaagaatgggagaaactccccaaatacagatgccaagcttgtagcttcatacccaagaagatttgaagttgtaatcactgccaaaggcgcttcaacaaagtactgagtaagggtctgaatacttacgtaaatgtgatatttcagttaaaaaaaattaatttgcaaacattttttgcTTTGTAaatatggggtgttgtgtgtagtttgaggggggaaaactatttaatcaattttagaataaggctgtaacgtaacaagacgtggaaaaagtcaaggggtctgaatactttccgaatgcactgtaatgtaCAAACAAATCATTTGTGTTCAGTGAGTCTgctagatcagaggcagtagggataaccagggatgttctcttgataagtgagtgaattggaccattttcctgtcctgctaagcattcaaaatgtaacaagaacttttgggtgtcaggtagtaaaaagtacattagtTAAAGTAAACTATTTTTGAAAATAGAAATAGTAAGGTAAAGTACATATACCAtcaactacttaagtagtacttaaataatttttacttaagtactttacaccactgaagaAATGTAAAAAGCATATGTTTATTGTTTCCAGATTTTATTCAGCATTTAGGCAATCTGGTGGCCAGAGCAGTTAGTGTATAGTGGTCATTTATTGTTCCCTGAATCCCTAGATATAGAGATTATAAAGCAACATCTCCTCAGTATCTGTACCAGAAACTaatgttgtgtcccaaatggcaccctattccctatacatggcactatgtaggggaatagggtgccattttgagatgcaaccttggtgtgtgtgtgtaatcattGAAACTAGAAATTAAATAACATGCATCACTATTTGTTATAAGGTTACGGAGGAGTTACAGTAGTTTGAGTTGAGTGACATGCGGAACCTTTAATGCACAGTAATCTGAGGGATTGCTTGAATTAAGTATTGGTACAGGGATTTGGTTTATGGTTTACTATGCTTTTCCAGGGGAAAAGAAACAGGGGTTGACCcagaagcacttggaggagagacATCCAGGCAGAAATGACGGAGAATGGCCTCAATTGGTGTGATCTGGAAAACCCCTGAACCGAGTGTGATGGAGGACATTCATCAACTGCCTATGCCAAGGGTTTACATCGAGTAAGTCATTCTAAGGTTGGCAACTTACTTGCATTAGTCATTATGCCTAAATAAAGGGTATGAACTATACTGTAGCGTATTATAAGCAGCCAAATACTGAGAGAGGGAAAAATCATTGAAAGCTTGCCCTCAATATTACTGCTGGGAAAGACATTGTCTTGTGCCATTACAATTGCATCATGAGCTAGCTAGCCTACAAGGTTGCGTCATTTCCTTATTTCAATTTCCCCCTTTTTTATTGAAGATTTAAGCATTCAAGCTGCTCCGAATCCCCAAAAGCCTTGTCTTTCCCCTGAGCCTTCCCAATCCCTCCCACTTGCCCACACACATTTTGTCAACCTGATTAGATACTGGAAAAAAATACATACTACTAGTAATAATAAATCAAAGCATCTAATATATGAACTAAAAATTAATTGTGACAGCAAGCTGGGTGTTAGAGGAATTACTTCCCTTTTGTAACAGATGTTGTGATTTGTCTGTGGTGTTTCTGCATTAGGGACCAAAAGCCAATGTTGTTATGTCATCAGGCTGATGTGAAAGTGGCACACCACCAAAACAATGCAGAACTGAATGTCTTTCAAGTTCACTGCTGACTTTCGTTTTGCATGTTTAAAATAAAAAGTTATAGTACAAAATAACCTACAGTAGCAAAAGCATCTATGATGTTATCTACTGGCCCATGCCTCCAGATTGTAGTACACCTTGTTAGCTGGCAGTCTTTGATAGTTAATACAGATAttacagagcctctctctccagtctgtgTACATCTTGATTCCATGTGTCTGACGCCACTTGAAGTAAGCCTCATAGCGCCCTCTGTCTGTGGCCAGCTGCTGTAGGAAGACAGCCAGCCCCTCTGAGCTGTTGAAGTCACTGACATGGATGAACGAGCCTGGGGGCACCAGGGCCTCATAGTTAGCCCGAGAGGGCCCCAGAACCACAGGTACTGCCCCTGCTTGGTAGGCATTCCTCCACAACTTCTCAGTTATGTAGTCCAAAGCCACTGAGTTTTCAAAAGCCAGGTAGAAGTTACAGTGGCCAATGATGGGTATCAGACTTTGGTCTGTCAGTGGCCTCTTTGACCAGCGTCCATACACCTCTATGGGAATGTACTTCCTCAGGCTCTGGTAGACTTGACTCCTGGCATGGTCAGGCCTGTAGTTGCTGACCACCCAGCTGGCCAGACAAGCCCCCTTCTTGGGGATCACAtagctgttactgttactgttactgttatgtGGAACCGGAACTGTCTTCCCATAGGGCATGGATATGTCAGCGTCGCCTCGGTAGCTCATGGTCCAGTTGAACAGTCCATTGTACTGGGTCAGGTTGCCGTTGTGCATCGGCGGCTCAAGGGACAGCCAGAGCCAGCGCTGGGAGACTGGCCGGGGGAGGTGGAGAGGCAGGGAGGAGCGGCCGGTCCTCAGCTCATGGTGGTGAAAGACCACCACGTCTGCCTGGGGGAACAGGGAGGTGTTGTCACTGAGGAGGCAGCCTGGGATACCGTACTCGTCGCTGCACACATCTCCCTCCAGGCTGTAGGGACGGCCGAAAGGCCAGTGCCACAGCAGGATGGTGAGGTTCCTGGGTTCGTGTTGATGAGCGATCCCTATCTGAGCCAGGAGTCTCTGGTGGACCACATAGGAGGAGATGCTGAGGAGCATAATGCCTGAGAGAAACAGGGGCATGGAGGTAGTCATCTCTGACCCAGGGGATGACAGGCAGGCAACAGACTGACTGGTGGAATTGCGGCGTACTTTAGTTTAGTCCAGAATCACACAATCTCCTTGGGATTGTTACTCAAATAGTGTCATATTTTCTCCCTGGTAAGACAATAAGATAAGTTAGTATGCAATAGATTCAAGGGCCCAATCAAATCGCTTAGGAAAAGCGTACCTTTTCTAAGTGAATCAAGTCCTTGAAGAATAGTGTGGAAGAAGCTCTTGAAATTCCTTTTATAAATACGGACATGAACAATATGGGAAAAGATTCTCTAATGAATGAAAATAGTCACTTTTAGAGAACTGCACCAGCTCTACTTTCACCTTTACAATACCACTTCCATTCCATTCTTGCTATTTTTAAGATAACCATCACATTTACCGTCAGTATTTCGCAATCATTGTAACAGTTAAATACATTGAGTACGGCAAATTATTAGCTTTACAGGAGATGGAATATACAGTATCTGAggattgattaattgattcaAGTAATCAGAAAATATTAATATATCACTACAAACGGAAATTATCTCTCTTTTTTTCACATAGCCCATGTACATGAAGGCAAGTTTTCTGCCTCTTCCATATAGTTTCAAAGGAGATTAAATGACAGTCAGAGGAACAGAAATGGTTTCAGATGGTACATGTTGAAGTGTTCTTGCTATCTCTACTGTGCTGATTCATGCAGTGTGGAGTATCATGTGTGATGCCTGAATGCCCGCCTGCTGTTTGTGGCTATGCAATGAGATACAATGTATCATGATGTGCATAACAGGAACATCTTTTTTCAGGCCTGCACAGacccctacactcttagaaaaaatggttccaaaagggttcttcgtctgtccccataggagaactcttttaggttccagggaaaaccctttttggttccacatagaacccttttggatttTATGtataaccctctgtggaaagggttctacatggaacctaaagggttctacctggaaccaaaaaagggttattcaaagggttctcttatggggactGCCAAATAACCCTTTAAGGTTTGAGATAGCTTATTTTTTTCTAATAGCGTAGTATTTAGAACCACTGCATTCAGCGTGCATAAAGACACATCACAGAGATGTCCCAAAAAGGCTGCAACAACAAACATGTTTTCTAATGCGTAGTAAGCCATGCCGTCACctgttcttttttatttatttacccaAATGAGCACCCCATTCCATTTAGTAGCGCTGGCAAATAGAGATGTCTCACGACACCAAGGCTCAGTTGTACTTCTCATGATACCAAGGCTCAGTGGTACTCACCTGGGTGAGGTACAAGGTGGATGTCTGTCAGTGTTCGCTGTCCTGTGGAGGTAAGACTCACTGAAGATTACTTTCCTCCTCTGAGATTATATCGTAAAATAGGCAGCGGCACATACCAATGTGTAGGAAATCCTGTTATGAACCCCTTTTCACTCCTTTTATACTACACCATATCTGTTCTCTCACCATGCACAGTTACCACAAACCACACCCTTGGTTGTGACTTTATGACAGTAATTTGGACATTACAACTAAGCTATGGTA
The sequence above is a segment of the Coregonus clupeaformis isolate EN_2021a chromosome 16, ASM2061545v1, whole genome shotgun sequence genome. Coding sequences within it:
- the LOC121584251 gene encoding alpha-(1,3)-fucosyltransferase 7-like, with protein sequence MTTSMPLFLSGIMLLSISSYVVHQRLLAQIGIAHQHEPRNLTILLWHWPFGRPYSLEGDVCSDEYGIPGCLLSDNTSLFPQADVVVFHHHELRTGRSSLPLHLPRPVSQRWLWLSLEPPMHNGNLTQYNGLFNWTMSYRGDADISMPYGKTVPVPHNSNSNSNSYVIPKKGACLASWVVSNYRPDHARSQVYQSLRKYIPIEVYGRWSKRPLTDQSLIPIIGHCNFYLAFENSVALDYITEKLWRNAYQAGAVPVVLGPSRANYEALVPPGSFIHVSDFNSSEGLAVFLQQLATDRGRYEAYFKWRQTHGIKMYTDWRERLCNICINYQRLPANKVYYNLEAWASR